TCAACAGCGCTTTTGCTGTCGTCCACTATTAGCCATTTCCCAGCCATCTCTAAATATTTAAAGCAAATTATGTGCCAATTTTTTATGGGAATGTGGCATAATGGTTAGAATTAATGAAGATGCTGCGATTTCAGCTATTCAACTTTTTCACTCCCCCGCGGTCCCCGTTTTCCCGCGGTCTCCGCGATTCAAACTTTTCCCCAGCACTCCCAACCTAAAAACCCCTCGCAAAACCAATTTATACAAAAGAACGACCTACTCCCACTCGAGCTCTACTTTTGATGAGTCGCCAAGATTAAGTCTGTGAGGTCTGCCCCAGAATGTCGAATCGTTCCCTAAAATCGAGTCCTCAAGAATGCAATTCTTAAGCATCGCACCGTCACCGACTATGCTGTTCCTCAGGACAACTCGTTCAAGCTGGGCGTTTTCGCCTATAGAAACATAAGGACCAACGATGGAGCTTTCGACTTTTGCCGAATCAGCCACATAAACCGGTGGAATTATTATGTTTCCTTCAAGGCTGGTTACATTGCCGTTTTTCTCGAGAAGATGGCGATGCGTTTCGAGCAGTGTCTCCGGTTTTCCGCAGTCGTACCAACCAGTAAGCACAAACCCTTCAAATTTCTCACCCGAATCAAGCATAAGTTTCAACGCGTCCGTAAGCTGAATTTCGCCTCGAGTTAAAATTTTGTGCTCTATAAGATATTCGATAGATTCTTTAAGCCTGTTCCTGCTCAGTATGTGATAGAACCCGGCAATAATCCAGTCGCTCTTCGGTTTCTCAGGCTTCTCTTCCATACCCACTATTTTCCTTCCGTCGAGTTCAACCACGCCGAACCTTCTCGGGTCGCGCACTTTGGTTATACCGATATGGTTGACATCCGAGTTCAAAAGGTCCCTTAAATCAGCCTCAATGATGGTATCACCAAGCACTATGAGGAACGGCTCGTTGCCTATGTAGTCAAGTGCCAGATAAACCGCATATCCAAGCCCGTTAAGCTCTTTTTGCTCAACAAAGTAGGTCGGAACATTATATTTTCTGGTTACATAGTTTCGTATCTGCTCACCTTTATAGCCTATAACGAGCACCAGTTCACTGACTCCCTGGTCAAGCAACCAATCAATAATGTGGCTTATAATCGGCTTCCCCGCTAAAGAAAGCAATGGCTTGGGTGTTGTGTGCGTGAATGGTTTAAGCCTTTCGCCAACCCCCGCTACTGGTATTATGGCCTTCATGATTTGCAAAAAGGTTTATGAAAAGATTTTTGTTCGCGTTTACTTATTCTCTTATTTCCTCGAGAAGCATTTTAATTATGTCGTCTGTGGTAATTCCCTCAGCCTCGGCATTGAACGATGTTATTATCCTGTGTCTAAGAACAGGCGGTGCTACTGCTCTAACATCCTCGAGCGACGGGGTAAGGTTCCCGTGAAGCACGGCTCTCGTTTTTGCCCCGAGAACCATAAACTGGCTCGCGCGAGGACCTGCGCCCCACCTTACATAGCGCTTTATGAAATCAAGTTTAGTCCGCGAAGGACGCGTGGAATTGGCAATCTTAACAGCATATTCGACTATCCTGTCTGAAACCGGTATGCGCCTTACGAGTGTCTGAAGGTTTATTATATCGTCGGCGGAAAGCACAGGCTCTATTTGAAATTCAAGGACACCTGTGGTCTTCTTTACTATCTCAACTTCCTCATCATAGCTTGGATAATCTATGTTAACATTGAACATAAATCTATCAAGCTGCGCCTCGGGAAGCGGATATGTTCCCTCTTGTTCAATAGGGTTCTGTGTTGCCAGAACGAAGAACGGTTCGTCAAGCTTATAAGTTTTGTCGCCAGCGGTAACCTCATGCTCCTGCATTGCCTGAAGAAGAGCCGCTTGCGTTTTAGGTGGTGTTCTGTTTATCTCGTCTGCAAGGATAATGTTTGCGAAAATCGGCCCTTTAACGAACCTGAAGAAGCGCTCACCAGTTGATTTGTCCTGTTCCAGTATTTCGGTGCCTGTAATGTCGGATGGCATGAGGTCCGGGGTAAACTGTATACGCGAAAATTTAAGGTCCAGCGCCTGTGCCAGTGTGCTTATCATGAGTGTCTTAGCAAGCCCCGGAACCCCGATTAAAAGAACATGCCCTCCGGAAAGAAGTGCTATCAAAAGCTCCTCTATAACCCTCTCTTGACCTACTATCCTTTTTGCTATCTGCTCTTTGATTTTATCCGCTGCATGAGCCAAGTATTCAGCTGCCCGCGCTTCGTCCTCAATGTCAAACTTTATTTTCCCCAAAACCAACCTCCGTCAGGATAAAGTTTTAGTCAAATTTAGAGGCTTAAGCCAATATGTCAAACCCAAAGTTCGAACGATTGATTGTGAACGATAAGAGTGTAAAGCACCTTCTTTTATATTCCTATGATGTGCGAGTTCTTGGGGTATTTCACCGAAAACTCCATCCGTATCGTCTTCTTATCCCCAGGTGCAAGTTTAATGGACCATATCACCTCGCCCGTAAAGTGTTTGTCTCTTTGCTGTGGTTCTGGAACAAATTTCACATCCTCAACTTTTATCTCGGACTGTGCTGCCACAGGTATGTGGTCCCTAACCTCAACGGTAACATCTTTTTTACTGTTATTTTCAAGCTTCGTTTCGTACGCAAACCATTCGCGCTTATATTTTCCGATAAAACCAGCCTTCTCGGTGTACTCTCGCACGCGTTTATGGGAAACTTTTATTGTCCTTACTGCCCCAAGTGCAAGTTCAAACTCCTCTCCAAATCCAATAGGAGTATCGAATATTTTCGTCCCCACGAATTCGTTGCCCTGGAAAACCGAAACTTTCCCAGGCAGGAAAAGATAGTCGCTTTTGTTTTTGCACAATGCGGTAAGAAATACCCTCTCATCTTTCCGCGGCACGGTAATGAATTTCTTTTTCGCGTCAAGGTTAAGCTGTGCTACAATCGTTGTGTGGTCCTGACCGTCGGCAGGTATTGTGGTCCGTCCACCTATTTTGAAAATCACAGTTTCACCCGTTATTTCAGGAGTTGCGGTCTCAAACATCGCCTCTTCTGCCACCTCTTGCTTCGGCGCAGCAGCAAGCGCCATTGCTTTGCCGCCCTTATACCTTGCGATAGGGCGAGGTCTAAAAAGCCTTATGTACCATATGTCGAGTTCGGGCGGTTCTATCCCCATGTGTGGTGTCGCTGTCGAAAGTGTAAGCAAAACATTTTCCCAATCTTCACCAGTTCGCTGACTGATAACTCCATAGTAGGTGAGATAAACCTTGCCGGTTTCCTCATCATATCTGGCGTCATATTTTGGGCGCCATGAACAGTTAAATACTACATATTTAACGGTTACTTTCGCTGCGGCGCTTGACTTTGCATTATACGGAACCTCGACTCTGTAGCCTCGACCAGCGCGGCCGCCGGTCATATTATTGAGTCTTTCCTTTAGTTCGTCGAGCTTTTTCTTTA
Above is a window of bacterium DNA encoding:
- a CDS encoding NTP transferase domain-containing protein; translation: MKAIIPVAGVGERLKPFTHTTPKPLLSLAGKPIISHIIDWLLDQGVSELVLVIGYKGEQIRNYVTRKYNVPTYFVEQKELNGLGYAVYLALDYIGNEPFLIVLGDTIIEADLRDLLNSDVNHIGITKVRDPRRFGVVELDGRKIVGMEEKPEKPKSDWIIAGFYHILSRNRLKESIEYLIEHKILTRGEIQLTDALKLMLDSGEKFEGFVLTGWYDCGKPETLLETHRHLLEKNGNVTSLEGNIIIPPVYVADSAKVESSIVGPYVSIGENAQLERVVLRNSIVGDGAMLKNCILEDSILGNDSTFWGRPHRLNLGDSSKVELEWE
- a CDS encoding MoxR family ATPase — translated: MEDEARAAEYLAHAADKIKEQIAKRIVGQERVIEELLIALLSGGHVLLIGVPGLAKTLMISTLAQALDLKFSRIQFTPDLMPSDITGTEILEQDKSTGERFFRFVKGPIFANIILADEINRTPPKTQAALLQAMQEHEVTAGDKTYKLDEPFFVLATQNPIEQEGTYPLPEAQLDRFMFNVNIDYPSYDEEVEIVKKTTGVLEFQIEPVLSADDIINLQTLVRRIPVSDRIVEYAVKIANSTRPSRTKLDFIKRYVRWGAGPRASQFMVLGAKTRAVLHGNLTPSLEDVRAVAPPVLRHRIITSFNAEAEGITTDDIIKMLLEEIRE
- a CDS encoding DUF4139 domain-containing protein, which produces QKFLESIANLGGGSAKDKFLVISPQNFSPTIKFISAEFSKLAREKTALNQKRRQIKKKLDELKERLNNMTGGRAGRGYRVEVPYNAKSSAAAKVTVKYVVFNCSWRPKYDARYDEETGKVYLTYYGVISQRTGEDWENVLLTLSTATPHMGIEPPELDIWYIRLFRPRPIARYKGGKAMALAAAPKQEVAEEAMFETATPEITGETVIFKIGGRTTIPADGQDHTTIVAQLNLDAKKKFITVPRKDERVFLTALCKNKSDYLFLPGKVSVFQGNEFVGTKIFDTPIGFGEEFELALGAVRTIKVSHKRVREYTEKAGFIGKYKREWFAYETKLENNSKKDVTVEVRDHIPVAAQSEIKVEDVKFVPEPQQRDKHFTGEVIWSIKLAPGDKKTIRMEFSVKYPKNSHIIGI